A region from the Gossypium hirsutum isolate 1008001.06 chromosome A08, Gossypium_hirsutum_v2.1, whole genome shotgun sequence genome encodes:
- the LOC107949578 gene encoding L10-interacting MYB domain-containing protein isoform X3, producing the protein MGIRAKSNLDRSRTIWTPEMDRYFIDLMLEQLNKGNRFDDHVFSKTAWMNMNSSFNERFKFEYEMDVLKNRHKTLRNLYKAVKNLLNQKGFNWDSTRQMVIAENKIWDEYIKVNPDVRPCRVKTIPYYDDLGIIYGDNSARKTGSAAQPECGNKGTVEAVHEIVVRDDFICLPLEVEDTTETTLNATTNPLYSRTRMYWQPPMDRFFIDLMLEQLQNGNQIDGVFCKQAWTEMIASFNAKFGFNYDVDILKNRYKTLRRQYNVIKNLLQLDGFTWDDDRQMVIADDSVWQDYIKGHKDARQFMTRPVPYYKDLCLICNSPYPDGSDCFSLQCTDPENRVQEVKLGQATKCSPSPVTSVSGEDEIGDVLEPAHRDSNTNGSNLKCKRQPENRLNSAHTKKSRGEDDDMASALREMASVVSSLAEKKDDGNTNSIPIENVITAVQALPDMDEDLILDACDLLEDEIKAKTFMALDVKLRKKWLLRKLRPQQ; encoded by the exons ATGGGTATCCGTGCCAAGAGCAATTTGGATCGATCAAGGACGATATGGACACCCGAGATGGACCGATATTTCATCGATCTCATGTTGGAGCAACTCAATAAAGGTAATAGGTTCGATGACCATGTTTTCAGCAAAACGGCATGGATGAACATGAATTCATCGTTCAACGAGAGGTTCAAGTTCGAATACGAGATGGATGTGCTGAAAAACCGGCACAAAACACTGAGGAATCTGTACAAAGCTGTTAAGAACCTGTTGAATCAGAAGGGTTTTAACTGGgattcgactcgacaaatggtgaTCGCCGAGAATAAAATCTGGGATGAATATATCAAG GTAAACCCAGATGTGCGTCCTTGCAGAGTTAAAACTATTCCTTACTACGATGATCTGGGTATTATATATGGAGATAATTCAGCTAGGAAAACAG GATCTGCTGCTCAACCAGAATGTGGCAATAAAGGAACTGTGGAGGCTGTTCATGAAATTGTTGTGCGTGATGATTTTATCTGTTTGCCACTAGAAGTGGAGGACACAACAGAGACGACGCTGAATGCAACAACAAACCCACTATATAGTCGTACTAGAATGTACTGGCAACCACCAATGGACCGGTTTTTCATTGATCTTATGCTTGAGCAATTGCAGAATGGGAACCAGATTGATGGTGTATTTTGCAAGCAGGCATGGACAGAGATGATTGCTTCATTTAATGCGAAATTCGGTTTTAATTATGATGTGGACATACTAAAGAATCGGTATAAAACTCTAAGAAGACAATATAATGTAATAAAGAATCTTCTTCAACTGGATGGATTTACTTGGGACGATGACCGTCAAATGGTGATTGCTGATGATAGTGTATGGCAAGACTACATCAAG GGACATAAGGATGCACGACAATTCATGACTCGACCGGTGCCGTACTATAAAGACCTGTGTTTGATATGCAATTCCCCATATCCTGATGGAAGTGATTGCTTTTCCCTTCAATGTACGGACCCAGAAAACAGGGTTCAAGAAGTGAAGCTGGGGCAAGCAACCAAGTGTTCTCCGTCTCCTGTAACATCTGTTTCGGGTGAAGATGAAATAGGTGATGTGCTGGAGCCAGCACATCGGGATTCAAACACAAATGGATCTAACCTGAAGTGCAAACGTCAACCAGAAAACAGGTTAAATTCTGCACATACAAAGAAATCACGAGGCGAAGATGATGACATGGCCAGTGCTCTCCGAGAGATGGCAAGCGTGGTTTCGTCTTTAGCGGAGAAGAAGGATGATGGGAACACCAACTCCATTCCGATAGAGAATGTGATTACAGCAGTACAGGCACTACCTGACATGGACGAAGATCTTATATTGGATGCATGTGACTTGCTGGAAGATGAAATAAAAGCAAAAACTTTTATGGCATTGGATGTTAAACTGAGGAAGAAGTGGCTGTTACGGAAGCTTCGTCCTCAGCAGTGA
- the LOC107949578 gene encoding L10-interacting MYB domain-containing protein isoform X2, whose amino-acid sequence MGIRAKSNLDRSRTIWTPEMDRYFIDLMLEQLNKGNRFDDHVFSKTAWMNMNSSFNERFKFEYEMDVLKNRHKTLRNLYKAVKNLLNQKGFNWDSTRQMVIAENKIWDEYIKVNPDVRPCRVKTIPYYDDLGIIYGDNSARKTGDDITGSAAQPECGNKGTVEAVHEIVVRDDFICLPLEVEDTTETTLNATTNPLYSRTRMYWQPPMDRFFIDLMLEQLQNGNQIDGVFCKQAWTEMIASFNAKFGFNYDVDILKNRYKTLRRQYNVIKNLLQLDGFTWDDDRQMVIADDSVWQDYIKGHKDARQFMTRPVPYYKDLCLICNSPYPDGSDCFSLQCTDPENRVQEVKLGQATKCSPSPVTSVSGEDEIGDVLEPAHRDSNTNGSNLKCKRQPENRLNSAHTKKSRGEDDDMASALREMASVVSSLAEKKDDGNTNSIPIENVITAVQALPDMDEDLILDACDLLEDEIKAKTFMALDVKLRKKWLLRKLRPQQ is encoded by the exons ATGGGTATCCGTGCCAAGAGCAATTTGGATCGATCAAGGACGATATGGACACCCGAGATGGACCGATATTTCATCGATCTCATGTTGGAGCAACTCAATAAAGGTAATAGGTTCGATGACCATGTTTTCAGCAAAACGGCATGGATGAACATGAATTCATCGTTCAACGAGAGGTTCAAGTTCGAATACGAGATGGATGTGCTGAAAAACCGGCACAAAACACTGAGGAATCTGTACAAAGCTGTTAAGAACCTGTTGAATCAGAAGGGTTTTAACTGGgattcgactcgacaaatggtgaTCGCCGAGAATAAAATCTGGGATGAATATATCAAG GTAAACCCAGATGTGCGTCCTTGCAGAGTTAAAACTATTCCTTACTACGATGATCTGGGTATTATATATGGAGATAATTCAGCTAGGAAAACAG GTGACGATATAACAGGATCTGCTGCTCAACCAGAATGTGGCAATAAAGGAACTGTGGAGGCTGTTCATGAAATTGTTGTGCGTGATGATTTTATCTGTTTGCCACTAGAAGTGGAGGACACAACAGAGACGACGCTGAATGCAACAACAAACCCACTATATAGTCGTACTAGAATGTACTGGCAACCACCAATGGACCGGTTTTTCATTGATCTTATGCTTGAGCAATTGCAGAATGGGAACCAGATTGATGGTGTATTTTGCAAGCAGGCATGGACAGAGATGATTGCTTCATTTAATGCGAAATTCGGTTTTAATTATGATGTGGACATACTAAAGAATCGGTATAAAACTCTAAGAAGACAATATAATGTAATAAAGAATCTTCTTCAACTGGATGGATTTACTTGGGACGATGACCGTCAAATGGTGATTGCTGATGATAGTGTATGGCAAGACTACATCAAG GGACATAAGGATGCACGACAATTCATGACTCGACCGGTGCCGTACTATAAAGACCTGTGTTTGATATGCAATTCCCCATATCCTGATGGAAGTGATTGCTTTTCCCTTCAATGTACGGACCCAGAAAACAGGGTTCAAGAAGTGAAGCTGGGGCAAGCAACCAAGTGTTCTCCGTCTCCTGTAACATCTGTTTCGGGTGAAGATGAAATAGGTGATGTGCTGGAGCCAGCACATCGGGATTCAAACACAAATGGATCTAACCTGAAGTGCAAACGTCAACCAGAAAACAGGTTAAATTCTGCACATACAAAGAAATCACGAGGCGAAGATGATGACATGGCCAGTGCTCTCCGAGAGATGGCAAGCGTGGTTTCGTCTTTAGCGGAGAAGAAGGATGATGGGAACACCAACTCCATTCCGATAGAGAATGTGATTACAGCAGTACAGGCACTACCTGACATGGACGAAGATCTTATATTGGATGCATGTGACTTGCTGGAAGATGAAATAAAAGCAAAAACTTTTATGGCATTGGATGTTAAACTGAGGAAGAAGTGGCTGTTACGGAAGCTTCGTCCTCAGCAGTGA
- the LOC107949578 gene encoding L10-interacting MYB domain-containing protein isoform X1, with translation MGIRAKSNLDRSRTIWTPEMDRYFIDLMLEQLNKGNRFDDHVFSKTAWMNMNSSFNERFKFEYEMDVLKNRHKTLRNLYKAVKNLLNQKGFNWDSTRQMVIAENKIWDEYIKVNPDVRPCRVKTIPYYDDLGIIYGDNSARKTGFNLPETSSHSGDDITGSAAQPECGNKGTVEAVHEIVVRDDFICLPLEVEDTTETTLNATTNPLYSRTRMYWQPPMDRFFIDLMLEQLQNGNQIDGVFCKQAWTEMIASFNAKFGFNYDVDILKNRYKTLRRQYNVIKNLLQLDGFTWDDDRQMVIADDSVWQDYIKGHKDARQFMTRPVPYYKDLCLICNSPYPDGSDCFSLQCTDPENRVQEVKLGQATKCSPSPVTSVSGEDEIGDVLEPAHRDSNTNGSNLKCKRQPENRLNSAHTKKSRGEDDDMASALREMASVVSSLAEKKDDGNTNSIPIENVITAVQALPDMDEDLILDACDLLEDEIKAKTFMALDVKLRKKWLLRKLRPQQ, from the exons ATGGGTATCCGTGCCAAGAGCAATTTGGATCGATCAAGGACGATATGGACACCCGAGATGGACCGATATTTCATCGATCTCATGTTGGAGCAACTCAATAAAGGTAATAGGTTCGATGACCATGTTTTCAGCAAAACGGCATGGATGAACATGAATTCATCGTTCAACGAGAGGTTCAAGTTCGAATACGAGATGGATGTGCTGAAAAACCGGCACAAAACACTGAGGAATCTGTACAAAGCTGTTAAGAACCTGTTGAATCAGAAGGGTTTTAACTGGgattcgactcgacaaatggtgaTCGCCGAGAATAAAATCTGGGATGAATATATCAAG GTAAACCCAGATGTGCGTCCTTGCAGAGTTAAAACTATTCCTTACTACGATGATCTGGGTATTATATATGGAGATAATTCAGCTAGGAAAACAG GCTTTAATTTGCCTGAGACATCATCACACTCAGGTGACGATATAACAGGATCTGCTGCTCAACCAGAATGTGGCAATAAAGGAACTGTGGAGGCTGTTCATGAAATTGTTGTGCGTGATGATTTTATCTGTTTGCCACTAGAAGTGGAGGACACAACAGAGACGACGCTGAATGCAACAACAAACCCACTATATAGTCGTACTAGAATGTACTGGCAACCACCAATGGACCGGTTTTTCATTGATCTTATGCTTGAGCAATTGCAGAATGGGAACCAGATTGATGGTGTATTTTGCAAGCAGGCATGGACAGAGATGATTGCTTCATTTAATGCGAAATTCGGTTTTAATTATGATGTGGACATACTAAAGAATCGGTATAAAACTCTAAGAAGACAATATAATGTAATAAAGAATCTTCTTCAACTGGATGGATTTACTTGGGACGATGACCGTCAAATGGTGATTGCTGATGATAGTGTATGGCAAGACTACATCAAG GGACATAAGGATGCACGACAATTCATGACTCGACCGGTGCCGTACTATAAAGACCTGTGTTTGATATGCAATTCCCCATATCCTGATGGAAGTGATTGCTTTTCCCTTCAATGTACGGACCCAGAAAACAGGGTTCAAGAAGTGAAGCTGGGGCAAGCAACCAAGTGTTCTCCGTCTCCTGTAACATCTGTTTCGGGTGAAGATGAAATAGGTGATGTGCTGGAGCCAGCACATCGGGATTCAAACACAAATGGATCTAACCTGAAGTGCAAACGTCAACCAGAAAACAGGTTAAATTCTGCACATACAAAGAAATCACGAGGCGAAGATGATGACATGGCCAGTGCTCTCCGAGAGATGGCAAGCGTGGTTTCGTCTTTAGCGGAGAAGAAGGATGATGGGAACACCAACTCCATTCCGATAGAGAATGTGATTACAGCAGTACAGGCACTACCTGACATGGACGAAGATCTTATATTGGATGCATGTGACTTGCTGGAAGATGAAATAAAAGCAAAAACTTTTATGGCATTGGATGTTAAACTGAGGAAGAAGTGGCTGTTACGGAAGCTTCGTCCTCAGCAGTGA